A stretch of the Halomonas sp. BDJS001 genome encodes the following:
- the htpG gene encoding molecular chaperone HtpG: MTTATHEQAADKSANHEETLGFQTEVKQLLNLMIHSLYSNREIFLRELISNAADACDKLRYAALDNDALYEGDSELRIEIEHDKEANTITLRDNGVGMNREDVIANLGTIARSGTAEFLKQLSGEQQKDAKLIGQFGVGFYSGFIVADEISVRTRKAGTQASEGVEWRSKGEGEFTVADIERAQHGTEITLHLKEDAKEFADDYRLQGLVRKYSDHIEVPVRMPKTETAKDDEGNPVEGSEVTTWETVNEATALWSRPKSEVSDDEYKAFYKHVAHDFSDPLTWSHNKVEGKLEYTSLLYVPGRAPFDLFERDGARGVKLYVQRVFIMDDAEQFLPLYLRFIKGVLDTRELSLNVSRELLQQDPKVDKIKSALTKRGLDMLKKLTKDKEQYQTFWNTFGSVLKEGPGEDPSNREKIAGLLRFASTHTDTAAQEHALADYVERMKEGQQKIYYVVADSFNAAKNSPHLEIFRKKGIEVLLLSDRIDEWLMSHLTEFDGKTFADVAKGELDLGDVEDEAEKKAQEETAKAKEDLVKRVKEALSDGVQEVKITHRLTDSPACVVLPEHEMGYQMRRIMEAAGQPLPEVKPILELNPDHALVARLESAEGDLFGQLAHILLDQAIIAEGGHLDDPAAYVKRLNSVLTA; the protein is encoded by the coding sequence ATGACTACAGCTACCCACGAACAAGCGGCTGATAAATCAGCTAACCATGAAGAGACGCTAGGCTTTCAAACGGAAGTCAAGCAACTGCTGAATTTGATGATTCACTCCCTGTACTCCAACCGGGAGATATTCCTACGCGAGCTGATCTCAAACGCTGCCGATGCCTGTGACAAGCTGCGCTACGCGGCGCTGGATAACGACGCGCTCTACGAAGGTGATAGTGAGCTGCGCATCGAAATCGAGCATGATAAAGAGGCCAACACCATCACCTTGCGTGATAACGGTGTGGGTATGAATCGCGAAGACGTAATCGCCAACCTGGGCACCATTGCGCGCTCCGGTACCGCTGAGTTTCTCAAGCAGCTCTCCGGTGAGCAGCAGAAAGACGCCAAGCTGATCGGTCAGTTCGGCGTAGGCTTCTACTCGGGCTTTATTGTCGCCGATGAGATTTCGGTGCGTACCCGCAAGGCGGGCACGCAGGCTTCCGAAGGCGTTGAGTGGCGTTCAAAGGGGGAAGGCGAGTTTACCGTTGCCGATATCGAGCGTGCCCAGCACGGTACGGAAATCACGCTGCACCTGAAAGAGGACGCCAAAGAGTTTGCCGACGACTACCGGCTGCAGGGCTTGGTGCGCAAGTACTCGGATCATATCGAAGTGCCCGTACGCATGCCGAAAACCGAAACGGCGAAGGACGACGAGGGCAACCCCGTCGAGGGTAGTGAAGTGACTACCTGGGAAACCGTTAACGAGGCGACGGCGCTCTGGTCGCGCCCCAAAAGTGAGGTTTCCGACGACGAGTACAAAGCGTTCTACAAACACGTTGCTCACGATTTCTCGGATCCGTTGACCTGGAGCCATAACAAGGTCGAGGGCAAGCTTGAGTATACCAGCCTGCTTTATGTGCCGGGTCGCGCACCCTTTGATCTGTTTGAGCGTGACGGTGCCCGTGGCGTTAAGCTTTACGTTCAGCGCGTGTTTATTATGGATGACGCTGAACAGTTCCTGCCGCTCTACCTACGCTTTATCAAGGGCGTGCTGGATACCCGCGAACTGTCGCTTAACGTCTCTCGCGAACTGCTCCAGCAGGATCCCAAGGTCGATAAAATCAAATCGGCGCTGACCAAGCGCGGATTGGATATGCTCAAGAAGCTGACCAAAGATAAAGAGCAGTATCAAACTTTCTGGAATACCTTCGGTAGCGTATTGAAAGAAGGGCCGGGTGAAGATCCCTCCAACCGCGAGAAAATCGCTGGCCTGTTGCGCTTTGCCTCTACCCATACCGATACGGCTGCCCAGGAGCATGCGCTGGCAGACTATGTTGAGCGCATGAAAGAGGGGCAGCAGAAGATTTACTACGTGGTGGCGGATAGCTTCAATGCGGCCAAAAACAGCCCGCACCTGGAGATCTTCCGCAAAAAAGGCATCGAAGTCCTGCTGCTGTCTGACCGTATCGATGAGTGGCTGATGAGCCATCTCACTGAGTTCGATGGCAAAACCTTTGCCGATGTGGCCAAGGGCGAGCTTGACCTTGGCGATGTGGAAGACGAAGCAGAGAAGAAAGCGCAGGAAGAGACCGCTAAAGCCAAAGAGGATCTGGTGAAGCGTGTTAAAGAAGCGCTAAGCGATGGTGTACAGGAGGTGAAAATCACCCACCGTCTGACTGATTCGCCCGCCTGCGTCGTGCTGCCTGAGCATGAGATGGGCTACCAGATGCGTCGTATCATGGAAGCGGCCGGTCAGCCGCTGCCCGAAGTAAAACCGATTCTGGAGCTTAATCCAGACCATGCGCTGGTGGCTCGCCTGGAGAGCGCTGAAGGCGACCTGTTTGGCCAGTTAGCGCATATACTGCTGGATCAGGCAATTATCGCCGAGGGTGGTCACTTGGATGACCCTGCCGCCTACGTGAAGCGTCTGAATAGCGTTCTGACGGCCTAA